One window from the genome of Saimiri boliviensis isolate mSaiBol1 chromosome 2, mSaiBol1.pri, whole genome shotgun sequence encodes:
- the LOC101037787 gene encoding olfactory receptor 13D1: METRNYSTVTEFFLVGLSQYPELQLFLFLLCLIMYVIILLGNSLLIIISILDSRLHTPMYFFLGNLSFLDICYTSSSVPPMLIIFMSETKSISFIGCALQMVVSLGLGSTECVLLAVMAYDRYVAICNPLRYSIIMNRVLYVQMAAWSWIIGYLNSLVQTVLTMVLPFCGNNIIDHLTCEILALLKVICSDISMNVFIMTVASIILLVIPLLLIFVSYVFILSSILRINSAEGRKKAFSTCSAHLTVVILFYGSALFMYMKPKSKYTKASDEIIGLSYGVITPMLNPIIYSLRNKEVKEAVKKILSRHLHLWNI; this comes from the coding sequence ATGGAGACAAGAAATTACTCCACCGTGACTGAATTCTTTCTGGTGGGGCTTTCCCAATATCCAGAGCTCCAgctttttctgttcctgctctGCCTCATCATGTATGTGATAATCCTCTTGGGAAATAGCCTCCTCATTATCATCAGCATCCTGGATTCTCGCCTCCATACCcctatgtatttctttcttgGAAACCTCTCATTCTTGGACATCTGTTACACATCATCATCTGTTCCTCCAATGCTTATTATATTTATGTCTGAGACAAAATCTATCTCCTTCATTGGCTGTGCTCTGCAGATGGTTGTGTCCCTTGGCTTGGGCTCCACCGAGTGTGTCCTCCTGGCTGTGATGGCCTATGACCGGTATGTGGCCATCTGCAACCCACTGAGGTATTCCATCATCATGAACAGAGTGCTATATGTGCAAATGGCTGCATGGTCCTGGATCATAGGCTACCTGAACTCCTTAGTGCAGACAGTCCTGACAATGGTGTTGCCTTTCTGTGGGAATAATATCATTGATCATCTTACCTGTGAGATCTTGGCTCTTCTTAAAGTCATATGCTCAGATATCTCCATGAATGTGTTTATAATGACAGTGGCAAGTATTATTTTATTGGTGATTCCTCTTCTGTTAATTTTTGTCTCCTATGTGTTTATTCTCTCTTCCATCTTGAGAATTAATTCTgctgagggaagaaagaaagccTTTTCTACCTGTTCAGCACACTTGACTGTGGTCATCTTATTCTATGGTTCCGCCCTTTTCATGTACATGAAGCCCAAATCAAAGTACACAAAAGCATCTGATGAAATCATTGGATTGTCTTACGGAGTGATCACCCCAATGTTGAACCCCATCATCTACAGCCTGAGGAATAAAGAGGTAAAAGAAGCTGTGAAGAAAATCCTCAGCAGACACTTGCATCTATGGAATATATGA